In Niallia sp. FSL W8-0635, one genomic interval encodes:
- a CDS encoding DUF3889 domain-containing protein yields MKTRSLSILIVSVTVLILAFMFPSHNEAVQELDYQKFGSIAIAVVKADYPEESVTDYKYLGRKKISAQEEQDSFQFVVKENGKEKTVVVIINHRTKDDKFISLIVEEKNP; encoded by the coding sequence ATGAAAACAAGATCCTTATCGATTCTTATTGTGAGTGTCACGGTTTTAATTTTGGCATTTATGTTTCCGTCTCATAATGAAGCTGTTCAAGAATTAGATTATCAAAAATTCGGTTCTATCGCGATTGCAGTAGTAAAAGCGGATTATCCAGAAGAGTCTGTGACAGACTACAAATATTTAGGAAGAAAAAAAATCTCTGCACAAGAAGAACAAGATTCCTTTCAATTTGTTGTAAAAGAGAATGGAAAAGAAAAAACAGTTGTTGTTATTATTAATCATCGAACAAAAGATGATAAATTTATTTCTCTCATAGTAGAAGAAAAGAATCCATAA
- a CDS encoding ABC transporter permease encodes MNKLIYNEMLKLVKSKRLLVVTIIIGIMITMFTYAQHREMENVKKRIGDADWRVTLQQSIVDMQNRIGSSGISEEFRSQLKVRIDQSQYYLDNNINPQDPGAPTFLRVFLDNSIQLLLPLMVMIISADLVSSEKSLGTIKLLLTRPVRRWKILLSKYITLILSVSFVLFIFGLFSYLISGLFFGYAGWTAPILTGFTVEAGELNTANVHLVPQWQYILMIFGLGWFVSVVVGTLSFMFSVIIKSTAAGMGAMLAFLISGSIISSIASSWESAKYFFMVNLRLTDYLQGNIPPIEGMSLPFSLMVLTVWGVAGAIISFLVFTKKDIY; translated from the coding sequence GTGAATAAACTTATCTATAATGAAATGCTAAAGCTCGTCAAAAGTAAAAGATTATTAGTTGTAACGATTATCATCGGAATAATGATTACCATGTTTACTTATGCACAGCATCGAGAAATGGAAAACGTCAAAAAAAGAATTGGGGATGCTGATTGGCGAGTCACTTTACAGCAATCCATAGTAGATATGCAAAATAGAATCGGTTCAAGTGGGATTTCTGAAGAATTCCGCTCACAATTAAAGGTTCGGATTGATCAAAGTCAGTATTATCTCGATAATAATATCAATCCACAAGATCCAGGAGCTCCCACCTTTTTACGTGTGTTTCTTGATAATTCCATCCAGCTCCTTCTTCCTTTAATGGTAATGATTATTTCAGCGGATCTTGTTTCTTCTGAAAAAAGTCTTGGTACCATTAAGCTTTTACTGACAAGACCGGTAAGGCGCTGGAAAATCCTTTTAAGTAAATATATAACGCTTATTCTTTCCGTTTCTTTTGTCTTATTTATCTTTGGATTATTTTCCTATCTTATTTCCGGTCTATTCTTTGGATATGCTGGTTGGACCGCTCCCATATTAACTGGTTTTACTGTGGAAGCTGGTGAATTAAATACTGCAAATGTCCATTTAGTACCACAATGGCAATATATTTTAATGATTTTTGGACTTGGTTGGTTTGTGTCTGTTGTAGTTGGTACCCTTTCCTTTATGTTTTCCGTGATTATTAAAAGTACGGCTGCAGGCATGGGAGCAATGCTGGCATTCTTAATTTCCGGATCAATCATTAGCTCGATAGCATCTTCTTGGGAATCTGCAAAGTACTTTTTTATGGTGAATCTGCGATTAACAGATTATTTACAAGGAAATATTCCACCAATTGAAGGAATGTCCCTGCCATTTTCCCTCATGGTTCTTACTGTTTGGGGAGTCGCCGGAGCTATTATCTCTTTCCTTGTCTTTACGAAGAAAGATATTTATTAA
- a CDS encoding ABC transporter ATP-binding protein, with the protein MNEITLSVQHLTKRIGKRDIIKDISFELKSGEVFGFLGPNGAGKTTTIRMLVGLIKPTSGQISICGYDVKKNFSKAMERLGCIVENPELYPYLTGWENLQYFARMLTNTDDKRIAEVVELVGLTNRIHDKVKTYSLGMRQRLGIGQALLSRPKVLILDEPTNGLDPSGIREMRQFIRFLAKEEGLSVLVSSHLLSEIQLLCDRVSIILNGKIIHTESVHTLLTQNEKLIWRFTPIEKGVEILKKLTPSVLVQDEMVITPFLEEEVSNWSRLLMEANVNIKEMNRQIPSLEHLFLELTGGDSSGE; encoded by the coding sequence ATGAATGAGATTACATTATCTGTTCAACACTTAACAAAAAGAATTGGAAAACGGGACATTATTAAAGACATTAGCTTTGAATTAAAAAGTGGTGAAGTGTTTGGATTTCTTGGTCCCAATGGTGCAGGTAAAACGACTACGATTCGAATGCTAGTTGGATTAATAAAACCAACATCTGGTCAAATATCCATTTGTGGTTATGATGTTAAAAAGAATTTTTCAAAGGCCATGGAGCGCTTAGGCTGTATTGTAGAAAACCCTGAATTATATCCATATTTAACTGGCTGGGAAAACCTCCAATACTTTGCAAGAATGCTAACAAATACAGATGATAAACGAATTGCAGAAGTTGTAGAATTAGTCGGATTAACGAATCGCATTCATGACAAGGTAAAAACATATTCCCTTGGTATGCGCCAACGACTTGGAATTGGACAAGCACTATTAAGCCGACCTAAAGTATTAATACTGGATGAGCCAACCAACGGATTAGATCCTTCTGGAATAAGAGAAATGCGGCAGTTTATTCGCTTTCTTGCAAAGGAAGAAGGGCTAAGTGTCTTAGTTTCAAGCCATTTATTAAGCGAGATTCAACTTTTATGTGATCGTGTATCGATTATTTTAAACGGAAAAATCATCCACACCGAATCAGTACATACTTTACTAACACAAAATGAGAAATTAATTTGGCGTTTTACTCCTATAGAAAAAGGAGTAGAAATCTTGAAGAAGCTTACTCCTTCTGTCCTTGTTCAGGATGAGATGGTTATCACGCCTTTTTTAGAAGAGGAAGTTTCCAATTGGAGTCGATTATTGATGGAGGCGAATGTAAACATTAAAGAAATGAATCGACAAATCCCGTCTCTTGAGCATCTATTCTTAGAGCTTACTGGGGGTGACTCCTCCGGTGAATAA
- a CDS encoding GDSL-type esterase/lipase family protein has translation MRKNITVSILTLSSIVCLLWVIGLGWVLVDYSNHPDTTLQTTEKIQEQIESDGIRLLAFGDSLTRGTGDDTGKGYVGYLKEALAEKTEEEITISNYGIKGLTTDKLAKQLTEQEIQRQTESADLLFITIGGNDLFQGGQSLTEIKEDSINELIESYSKYLHTILTTIRSVNKEAPIYIMGLYNPFNDLENSALTSQVVRTWNNATAEICANYAQTIFVPTYDIFQQNVQQYLYSDHFHPNKKGYQLMAERVASLISWEVNDNE, from the coding sequence TTGCGAAAAAACATAACTGTTTCTATCTTAACATTATCAAGCATCGTTTGTTTACTATGGGTAATTGGCTTAGGATGGGTGTTAGTGGATTATTCTAATCATCCAGATACAACTCTTCAAACAACGGAGAAAATACAAGAACAGATAGAGTCAGATGGTATACGCCTTTTAGCTTTCGGTGATTCGCTTACACGAGGTACAGGTGATGATACTGGTAAAGGGTATGTCGGTTATTTAAAAGAAGCTTTAGCTGAAAAAACGGAAGAGGAAATCACGATTTCTAACTATGGAATAAAAGGATTAACAACGGATAAATTAGCCAAGCAATTAACCGAGCAGGAAATACAAAGACAAACGGAGAGTGCTGACCTGCTCTTTATTACAATAGGAGGTAATGATCTTTTTCAAGGTGGACAATCCCTCACTGAGATTAAGGAAGATTCCATAAATGAATTAATCGAAAGCTATTCCAAATATTTGCATACTATTCTAACTACGATTCGTTCCGTCAACAAAGAAGCTCCCATCTATATAATGGGATTATACAATCCTTTTAACGATTTAGAAAACAGTGCATTGACCTCTCAAGTAGTTCGCACTTGGAACAATGCAACTGCAGAGATATGCGCCAATTATGCCCAAACTATTTTTGTGCCTACATATGATATTTTTCAGCAGAATGTTCAGCAATATTTATATTCGGATCATTTCCATCCAAATAAAAAGGGGTATCAACTAATGGCTGAACGAGTAGCATCCCTTATTTCCTGGGAGGTAAATGACAATGAATGA
- a CDS encoding YitT family protein, with amino-acid sequence MPKRVLASRIFFIIIGSILMGVGIEEFLVPNQILDGGIVGISIILSHLSGAKLGYFIFLLNIPFFYIGYKQIGKTFTLSTMLGISVLSITTILLHDVPVFTSDLLLATVFGGIILGIGVGIVLRFGGSLDGTEVLALLFSKKSPFSVGEIIMFFNVFIFICAGFVFSWNRAMYSLIAYFIAFKVIDIVIAGLDESKSVWIISDQSEIIGETILARLGRGVTYLKGEGAYTGDTKKVIFCVINRLEEAKLKTIIEELDQTAFLAVANISEVRGGRFKKKDIH; translated from the coding sequence ATGCCAAAAAGAGTTTTAGCGAGCAGGATATTTTTCATTATTATCGGTAGTATTTTAATGGGCGTTGGGATTGAAGAATTTCTTGTTCCAAATCAAATATTGGATGGAGGAATTGTTGGAATTTCCATTATTCTCTCTCACTTATCTGGCGCAAAGCTAGGCTATTTTATCTTTTTACTTAATATTCCCTTCTTCTACATCGGCTACAAGCAAATTGGTAAAACCTTTACCCTATCCACTATGCTAGGAATTAGCGTTCTTTCTATAACTACCATTTTATTGCATGATGTGCCTGTTTTCACCTCTGATTTACTTCTCGCGACTGTTTTTGGCGGGATCATTCTCGGAATCGGGGTTGGGATTGTTCTACGTTTTGGCGGCTCCCTTGATGGAACAGAAGTATTAGCCCTCCTATTTAGTAAAAAAAGTCCTTTTTCCGTTGGGGAAATCATTATGTTTTTTAATGTGTTTATCTTTATTTGTGCAGGATTTGTTTTTTCCTGGAATCGAGCTATGTATTCCTTAATCGCCTACTTTATTGCTTTTAAAGTAATTGACATTGTAATAGCCGGTTTGGATGAATCAAAATCTGTATGGATTATTAGTGATCAATCCGAAATCATAGGAGAGACGATACTAGCTAGACTTGGACGCGGCGTCACGTATTTAAAAGGAGAAGGCGCTTATACAGGCGATACCAAGAAAGTCATTTTTTGCGTCATTAATCGCTTAGAAGAGGCAAAGCTTAAAACGATTATAGAAGAATTAGACCAGACAGCATTTCTAGCAGTAGCAAATATTTCCGAAGTTCGGGGTGGAAGATTTAAGAAAAAAGACATTCATTAA